The Cicer arietinum cultivar CDC Frontier isolate Library 1 chromosome 1, Cicar.CDCFrontier_v2.0, whole genome shotgun sequence genome contains the following window.
NNNNNNNNNNNNNNNNNNNNNNNNNNNNNNNNNNNNNNNNNNNNNNNNNNNNNNNNNNNNNNNNNNNNNNNNNNNNNNNNNNNNNNNNNNNNNNNNNNNNNNNNNNNNNNNNNNNNNNNNNNNNNNNNNNNNNNNNNNNNNNNNNNNNNNNNNNNNNNNNNNNNNNNNNNNNNNNNNNNNNNNNNNNNNNNNNNNNNNNNNNNNNNNNNNNNNNNNNNNNNNNNNNNNNNNNNNNNNNNNNNNNNNNNNNNNNNNNNNNNNNNNNNNNNNNNNNNNNNNNNNNNNNNNNNNNNNNNNNNNNNNNNNNNNNNNNNNNNNNNNNNNNNNNNNNNNNNNNNNNNNNNNNNNNNNNNNNNNNNNNNNNNNNNNNNNNNNNNNNNNNNNNNNNNNNNNNNNNNNNNNNNNNNNNNNNNNNNNNNNNNNNNNNNNNNNNNNNNNNNNNNNNNNNNNNNNNNNNNNNNNNNNNNNNNNNNNNNNNNNNNNNNNNNNNNNNNNNNNNNNNNNNNNNNNNNNNNNNNNNNNNNNNNNNNNNNNNNNNNNNNNNNNNNNNNNNNNNNNNNNNNNNNNNNNNNNNNNNNNNNNNNNNNNNNNNNNNNNNNNNNNNNNNNNNNNNNNNNNNNNNNNNNNNNNNNNNNNNNNNNNNNNNNNNNNNNNNNNNNNNNNNNNNNNNNNNNNNNNNNNNNNNNNNNNNNNNNNNNNNNNNNNNNNNNNNNNNNNNNNNNNNNNNNNNNNNTCCCTAAATACACTTGTGATCAaagtcaataaaaataaaataataataataataattaatcgcTTTTAAGTGATTAACAAATGGCCCGTTTGTTTAGAGACTTGGATGATTTTTATTTGAGTACAGAGCATCTCATAAAATTTAGCTCGATGACGATAAAACATTGTGTGAGTcatgttatattaaaaaaatcacgtATATATTACGTATGTGTGGATGAATTCGTTGTAGAAACCAACCACGTGAAGTTGACACTTACAGGTTCTCTCAAAAACAAATGAATGGAAAATGGAGTGTAACGTGTGGTTGTTAAATTGGTTATTCGTGATAATATAATAGCTCAAGTTAAAGTGTCATTAATGTGTTATGTTTGTGTTATTCATGCTTGCCTCTAATTAAGGAAAAGCCTTCTAATTGTAATGTAAGTACTCTATGTAGTAATTGATAATAGTGCTTCACATCACATATACACTATGGCAAAACTTAGTGCTTGACATTTATTAAATCACCAACTGTTGTTGACTGTTGTTCATTTACAAtctattttttaatctaaaacaAATGTCTGCATTtgacttaattttatttttttacttctttAGAGAGTATGtgagtaataaaatatttagtctaaaaaatgtaagaaataaaatataaaaattttcaataagGTAAACAAAATAATGGAATTACAAAAATGCTTGttcatgcaaaaaaaaaaattaatcacaaagagCTATGAAAGCAAAATcctaagaaaaatatttgatttacatAGTTCTTACAGCAACCAAGAGTTGTGCAATTATacaccacaaaaaaaaaaaacacacatttttattaattataatggGCTcaattatgacattttttttaaaaaaaattataaaattatttatttttgttataacttttttaaaaaataattttaaaaataaagcttcaaatgaaattttgattcaaataatttatcttaaaattatattttaagtatttcatctatttgttaaaaaaaatttgaataataaaattataaaaaagaattaaaataaaaagtttttcttaaaaattaatttttaaagatacctttttaaaaaatatataatttttgtcatGTATGAATCTCTAttaatgaatatttaaattatttttttaattaataataaataatttctatttgtttaggtaaattataataaaatttatcttttgaaaatataacatcaaaattattttatttaaaataaataaaaaaatctaatacaAACAGGACCaatataattattgaatttGGCCTGAATAGCTTTTTCTGGTAAATTGATGCCACCTGCATTTCGCATACCAAAGCTTATTCTCTATTCATAGTCAACCAAAACCAAgttattgattataatttttgcaaaatacatggtatatttatttattttggccGGATGCATAGTATGATTAATCAGGTACACGCGTCAAAAAATAGGTGAATATGTCAAAATTTTCCAACcagaatatatataaattatttcattttataaaagaattcaataattaagacccaaaaaaaaaacaaaaaccaacAGTTTCTTTTCTTGTAAGAAAAAAGGGATATTGATTAAGTTTTATTCAAAAGGCAATATTCGGTAATAAAAAAAACCTATAAGCccatatatatgataaataactTAGCTTATGTTGATAGCTTTGTACCCTATTGAATAATTGTATATCGTTTGCAAAAGGATGGGGCAGTTggtattattaatcattaatcatGGTGGCAgcaaaagtaatattttaaattaatttggcCACTGAATGTGATTCTTatgtttgaaattgaaaatgtgTTGTGGCAGGGAGCCAACCTCACCTAACACACCTCCAAAGCTTCTCCCCCAGTCGTATCTTTTTTATGGAGTTGTTTACcaattttataaagaataatattattcatttttataaaatgtattaattataatgattaaataaatttagaatatataaACTCGACTGTGcgttttatttttcataatattcatgtaaataaatatcttttaatattGTAGTTGTCacgaataaaaatgaaattaattatagaagaaaatatatagcatcataaaatttaatgaaaatggaaaataaatataataatattattaaaataattttttataatcttGTAGGGGTACTAGATCTGACCTTCATCTTATTGCAAAATCTTCTCATAATTAAGGTATGAGTGCATTAGCATGTTTAAAATAAACTTGTatacaaaattgaatttttacaTTGTGAATAGATAATATAGTAGCTctactaaatttaaaaaaatattacgaCATATATGTTAGATAAGATTACTACAGTTatgttattttacttttaaagtaataattgaaattaaaccaCCCAAatgtaaaagtaaaataagactagttttatatatttctatCACAcggtattttttataaatttgtaaaatattatgtatgtatgtattatattaaaattgattgcAATTGTTTTATCTTCATGTTGtaataataaattgttaatttaaatcatatcatcaaaattctacatacaaatttaaaaaattgtaaatttttataaattttgagtatTACGAATGTTTATCTGAATATCTGACGATCTCTATGAATGTCGAGGGTTAGTATAAATAAGTCCTACTAATCATCCATAGTTTTCATCACTTTTTGAAATTATACAAGTAGGATATCTAGAAGTTTAATATCTTACAAATGTTTAGATTGATCTTAATTGATCATATTGATCTTAGTTGATCATATAAAGTAGAATCGAATGTTTCTCCTAATCTATGAGGATCTCTTTAACATTCTCATCATTTTGATAATATACAAATTCTCTCTATATTATCATTCAGATATtatagaaattatttatttctctcaaaaaagaagaatgatatataaGAACTCTCTAATTCTTTTAGAATTTTTTCACTTGAATTGTATCATCCAACTCTTCACACATTCtcctatttatttataagaaaagaACATAACTTCTTTATTGAATGTGATTAATAGAGGAGAATTAATCTTCCTAATTTCAATAAACTTTAGAAACtctcaatttattattttaaattgaacgTGTATGTCTCAAAAAACTTGAAGCAATCATCCTCATTTTTCACGCAATGGAACTACTGCGATGCCATGGatatgatatatcaaaattaaagcgAAATTTTCAACAACTTCAGTTCATCAATTGCCCATCATAATTCAATTCTTTTTGGTAcagttcaatttaatttaagcaACTCAATTCAACTTTTGATTTCTTTTAAGAGTCCTATGACTAAATAAAAGAGTCCTAACTATATAATAACCGGTTAAAACAACCTCTTAACTCCTCACTACCTAACCAAAAATCTTTCCAAAAATAGGATTCACAACAAGTTTCAGAATAGTTTTATGGTTGATTTAATTGTCAATGATTTTTGTTCCCACAGAAAAGGTTTTTTTACCCGGCCCGCGTATAATATTTGGACCACTGATTAAGGTTTTGGGCCCCTACTTTTTTATTTcctacttaaaaataaaaaatgatagttgacaaaaaataaatctcCATGATGAATTTATAAACAAATGTCAGAGACTCCTCAAATGAATTTATGATTTTGTAAGAATAATTAAGGGGGAGGGGGTGTGGAAAGTAGCCCCAAAGATGTATTTCAATATGCCCATTTTACTTTACCTTGACCATTTTACTGTCTATAGAAAAAGTTCATCGATTACTTtcttttggttttaaaaaaacaatagtgTCCTCTGTTTTACATACGATTTTCAGCCAGAACAACAGTTcgataaatcatataaatactTAAAGTCTATATACATTATTCATTTCATAGTTgagttaagaaaaattattcatttcatAGTTgagttaagaaaaattattcatttcatatttttagttttagaaATGTTTCTAGGACACATAATTTCCCAGATTTAcgattttttagttttatatttttttgttcttttattcttttttggATTTGATGTCCACACTCATTTGTTTACTGGTTAAGATACGATGTCCAAAATGTccaaataacacaattaattgTGGTAGTTTATTTGAATAACACTTTCGACCAAACGTACCCTAACATAAACTTTGGTAAGAAAATAAACTGAAATTATTATACTCGTTAATCACTTCATCTCAATTTTGCATTCATAAGTAAAAGACTAAAGTAGTTAATAGCAAGTCATATCCATTGCTAAAGAAACCCTTGCTTACAATTTACAAGTAGTTTTAGCCCCTTTGGTGCTAgcaaaaataaaacatgtaaCTACTTTGATTGGAAACTTATCCACATTAGTTAACCTAAGAactatttcatatattttatagttAGTTTCCCTCATGCATCTATCTAAATTCTAACCCAAGTTCATTTTGGTTAATTGCATTAACCTTCCTCCTTCATTAAACTAAACAAAAAAACACCTAACCAAAAAGGGTAAAATCTTTGTACAaagaaataaaactatattgATTAACCTTAAAGCACTACGACTTTGTTCTAactcttttccttcctttcatCGGTGTAGTAGTAGTCTTTTGACCTGAAGTCACGCGCCCAACTTTTTTCGGTCTACCAAAAGCAGCTTTCTTTGTGACAGTTAAGGATTCAACCGAAGGCGGAGAATCAGCTTTACTGGGCTTCTTAGCTCCTTGTGTCATCCCAAATGCAGAGTTGTTACCATCAATCGCTTTTGCAGTGATTTTTCTGCTACCTGGTCTTACACTTCTTGGTTTCACATGAAGATTATTAATTGGTAATTTCATAGACTCATTAACTTGAGTGACTTTTCTGCTACTAATAGTATTATCCTTGAAACTCTCCCTCATTTTTTTGGTGACTATGTCTCTTAGAAGTTGAGCCGTTTTATGTTCGCGAGTGTTCTTCGAGTAGAAGACTAAGGCATTGTTGGCGAGTAGCAGCAAGTCTCGGAATAGTTCTATGGttgatttaattgtttgattgcTAATTCTTGACCTTATAGTGTCAAAGTCCATGTGCCGCCGGATCATTTTCTTGTACCTTCCTCTCTTCTGTTTTCAAATAGGAATCAATGCACTAGTTATCCTACGACTGCATAATGCCTTGTAGAAATCTCTTCATTGcttaaaagtttcaaaataaataaaatgcaaattcTACATTGGCAACTTAATGGTGTGCTTGGTAAATGGAATAATGGTAGTGGTAGGAGAGTGTGAACATTGATTAAGTGTAAAATAGAGGTGAGTGATTATGGGGTAATGATAAGTTCCTATAATTGCTTGTAAGTTCTTTGAGCAATGAAGTTCAAGAATGAGGTGAGTCAGTGAAATGTTTTTGCAAAACTAGAGAATGCAATGTAGAATtctcataaactattatataaagCTTATTGATTATTACATAtcctttaagaagaaaaaaaatacttttccTAAATATTAAGACGTACAGGACCATTAAATGTTTTCTGTGAAGACTAGTCTTAAACATTGAGCCTCACCTATTTCTCTTTCACTTCATTTTAACCAACTATGCTAAtcacttcatttttattatcatagtaaccaattatgttattttcatatttttacatCCCCCTAACCCTCATAGTTTAACCATAATAAGCACACCCTAGAGAACAGGAAACAAATATCTCTAGCCACTAAAGGtcaaaaatcaaaatccatAAGCAGTTTGCTAAATCTAGAGCATCTGCATATCATCTAAGAAACTAATAGAGCTAACATCAAAAGCTTTATTAAAAGAAGACTCTCTAATTACACATACCTGACCATCAAGTCTGCGACGGAAGGCAGATGCACCTTTAGTTTCAAAAACCGAATCTAAAATCTCAATCATATCTTCTGTGCAATGCTTTTTCAAGTTCTTATTTCGATCATTTACATCGGCACAAGATTTGGCAACTTCACCACAGTTACTAGTAGTAGAACTTTCTTTACACCACGAAATAACATCGGTCGAATCTAATAAGTCACTTTCTCCCACACTTGCTTCCTTAATATTTTTACTACAATCCTTCCTTTTCCTCTTCCCTCTCCTTTTTCTAAAACTTGCTCCTACTACTCCTAGTCCTTCATATATATGAGCCAAATTATCTACATTCAAAACTTTAACTTGTTCGGAAGATTGTGAAACTTCAGGCTTCGTTTCTATATCATCGACGGACCGAGCTGGAACATGGCATTCAGGAGACCAGTTTGTCCTCATTTCGTGTGTGAAACTGCCGGCGGAAAGCCCGTCTTTTGATGTCTCTTTAGTGGAAGATTCAACTCTCTCCAATTTATGAGAAGGTACATGCGATACTGGACTTCTTGATCCATTTTCACAATCATCTTTTTTCTCATTCTTACCGGACTTCAAGAATTCAAGCTTTGATTGAAGAGACCTGAAACAAAGATATTTGTAAAGTGTAAATTAAACCAAAAAATTAAGACAGTGAATTCTAAAGCATGCACAAACCCTGCCCCCTATAATTTTGGATAGAGTagcatatttaattatttatcctaTGACTTTAGTCCCTGCAAATATAGCATTTTTTGCTTTTGGTCCTTGCAATTGTGTTTTAGTCATCCAAAGTTTACTCATATTGAAATTGGTCTCTTTAATTTCATGATAGTGCTTATTTTGAgggattaaaatcaaatattctacATATTACAAGGACTAATTTCAACATAAACAAATTTTGCAGGGAGTTAAATAAAATACCAAGGACCAAAAGCTAAATGTAGTATAATTGTaataactaaaaacaaaaacaaaattgcagggactaaaaacaaaaaatagtatAGTTGTAaggactaaaaacatatttaaaccttggACATTTAAACCTTGGacatatatcaaataaaaataagaaaaatgactgtgatataatttcatataatcattttttaaaaccatttaattttaaaaaaaaattattaattaatgaagattattaaaatctaaataagtAACTGCACTTGTATACTGTTGCAAAAAAAACTGCActtttatatacttttaattataaaactacTCTCTTGTAAAACTGTGCAGAATTCAAGCTTTGATTAAAGAGACCTCAAATAAAGCTATTTGTAAACTTACTAAACCAAGACAGTTAATTCTTAAGTAAAAAGTAACTTGAAAAACTAACCCAATTGAATCTTCAGAGAGCTCCAAAGCTCTCTTCAGCTCAGCTACTCTTGTCTTCTTAAGCTCCTCAAACCAAGCCCTGCTATTGTCATTTTACCATGAGACACAACACAACAACATACAACTTCTATGAAATCTTCAAAGGCtgtatatttcattaaatctaAAGCTTAATTATATATACATGTACTAACAAGTACCTTagaaaagtttataaaaaaataatattaaaaaatcaacTCACGTGCTCCCAGAATACCGTTTTTGCAAGTCTTCATACTTGGCTTTACATACCtacaaaagtaataatatttctactttaattaattaacaaacaCCTAGtaattttctttcaactttgtttttctttatagaAAAATGCCACCTAAAGCTTGCATTAAGTAAAAGGATTGAGTTAAGGTGTTGATAAAAGAGAAATAGAGATAAGTAAATTGAATGATATTGATAATTGAGAGAGTTAATTACATCAAGGGTTACAAACACTTATATAGTCAATTAGATAAACAACTAACTTATGTAAAATAACTAACTGACTAGTgtaattaactaactaacttAACTAATTAACCGACTAAGATATCTAACATCCTCTCAAGGTAGAATGTGTTTATTACACTTCAAACTtgaaaaatgtcaagaaaaaaatgttgaaaaagACATTGATTATAAAACGTATGAAATGTCAAAATACACCAACTAAAGGATTTTGAAATGCCGGAAATAAATcaactaaaatattttgaataccaaaaatacatcGACTAAAAGATTTTTGAACGTCAGAAACaccaactaattttttttttggaagatTTATTCATCTCCTGATTTGTTCCCTTTTTTTTGCAATAGGTGTTGAATCAAATCTATAGAAACAAGaacaattttgatttatttttgttagtaAGTGTTGAATCCAGAATCTACACTTCTATGCATTGTTTTAATGTCAATTTGGCTAAAAAGAAAGAATTTTATCACCAAATGTTGGTGGTGTTCTTGAAAATTCTCCAACAAATGTTTTAATAGCATATATTCTTGAGTTTAATGATGAGAAAAATTTGAATAATGCACCTGACTCCATCTTTTTCATACTTGATGAAAATTATTGAGGTTGAAACAAGATTGATATCAAAGAATCGAAGAAGTCTTGGGTTTTGATAAAGTTTTGTTGGCAAACACGTTGCCCTTAATGTCCATTACttgatgtgtttatttttattatcatcatcaataCGAGATAATTTTAACTTGGAATTTGatagagaaagagaagaaaatatagaaagggaaaaaaattagttttgaatggagaaagaataagaagaaaatgaacaaattgTTCAATAATCgatggaaaaagaaaaaataaattaattaaatttccATGAAAATTATTCCAATAaaattttttagaaagaaaatgacGTAAGAAAGAAGTTAAATTGAATGATTCTAATAATCAAGAGagttaattaaatcaaatattacaaACACTTAGAGTCGATTAGAAAAACAATAACTACTTAGTGTAACTAAGTATGTAACATGCTTGTCGAGAATTAGCTAAGCCATGTGCCATTGGTGATTAGCAATTTTATAAAAGAGAGGTTTGGCCATTATCAATATCATTAGAAAGAACAAAGCAAAAAGAAGTGTGCCACCTAAGTGACCATGTGCAAGTGACGATGTATTAGTCATTGTGACATATTTCAACCAAGTGGTCAGCATCTGTCAACAATTGGCCCTCTAAAACctatttttagttaatatacttttaataataataataataacaataataataataataataataataataataataataataattgggatatttgcaaaaataatttattctcaaaattatcactttagttttttaatatattttaaatttcttttataactGTATTATCTGATTAATATCATAAGTATCActatcaatttattattttttcactttatatttataataattgaaatatatgaaTGATTAATAAGGTGATTCGgtaaaattactaatatatctaaaattttagatgcattttcttttttttttttttagtttttaacatAAATCATACCTTATATGGCTAtaacaaacttaaaaaaaattataaatttaataaaatcatgATCTTTCTTATACACTTAAAATAGTCAAATGTGACATAATTTTGATACGGGAGTAGTAATATTCTTTACTTAGCAATGTCCACGAATTTTACTATTGGCATGGCGTCACAatctttgatatttttttataaaactcaatctatttttttattaaattataacactCAATCTTTGATTTCTATAACGAATCATAAAACAGtctaaatataaacaatttataatgTCTAAATATTCGTtgactaattaatttttacttaattttgatAACGAATAACTTATTATTAGAGTGATTGGAATTGGAATAATTATAAGCAACGAAATCCGCTTATAATGAGTCAAAGAGGGACTGCTCACGAATCGCTAGCGCGTGATGATTAtgctcaattttttatttttttttaaatatgccTTA
Protein-coding sequences here:
- the LOC101507433 gene encoding uncharacterized protein isoform X2 — encoded protein: MMGTKVMGRWGTWEELLLGGAVLRYGTRDWKVVAAELRSRTVCPYTFTPEVCKAKYEDLQKRYSGSTAWFEELKKTRVAELKRALELSEDSIGSLQSKLEFLKSGKNEKKDDCENGSRSPVSHVPSHKLERVESSTKETSKDGLSAGSFTHEMRTNWSPECHVPARSVDDIETKPEVSQSSEQVKVLNVDNLAHIYEGLGVVGASFRKRRGKRKRKDCSKNIKEASVGESDLLDSTDVISWCKESSTTSNCGEVAKSCADVNDRNKNLKKHCTEDMIEILDSVFETKGASAFRRRLDGQKRGRYKKMIRRHMDFDTIRSRISNQTIKSTIELFRDLLLLANNALVFYSKNTREHKTAQLLRDIVTKKMRESFKDNTISSRKVTQVNESMKLPINNLHVKPRSVRPGSRKITAKAIDGNNSAFGMTQGAKKPSKADSPPSVESLTVTKKAAFGRPKKVGRVTSGQKTTTTPMKGRKRVRTKS
- the LOC101507433 gene encoding uncharacterized protein isoform X1 is translated as MMGTKVMGRWGTWEELLLGGAVLRYGTRDWKVVAAELRSRTVCPYTFTPEVCKAKYEDLQKRYSGSTRAWFEELKKTRVAELKRALELSEDSIGSLQSKLEFLKSGKNEKKDDCENGSRSPVSHVPSHKLERVESSTKETSKDGLSAGSFTHEMRTNWSPECHVPARSVDDIETKPEVSQSSEQVKVLNVDNLAHIYEGLGVVGASFRKRRGKRKRKDCSKNIKEASVGESDLLDSTDVISWCKESSTTSNCGEVAKSCADVNDRNKNLKKHCTEDMIEILDSVFETKGASAFRRRLDGQKRGRYKKMIRRHMDFDTIRSRISNQTIKSTIELFRDLLLLANNALVFYSKNTREHKTAQLLRDIVTKKMRESFKDNTISSRKVTQVNESMKLPINNLHVKPRSVRPGSRKITAKAIDGNNSAFGMTQGAKKPSKADSPPSVESLTVTKKAAFGRPKKVGRVTSGQKTTTTPMKGRKRVRTKS